The following coding sequences are from one Ctenopharyngodon idella isolate HZGC_01 chromosome 17, HZGC01, whole genome shotgun sequence window:
- the ahctf1 gene encoding protein ELYS, translating to MRDLAAQVTSSLLRFPDVTIDALGEDEVTLDSVLHGRFTVGKSGQAWLACGPQLEVVHAISGERFSAYRFSGVSEHQPTVLSVRDFCWLKRTGLLIGLEEAEGSMLCLYDLGISRVVKAVVIPGRITAIEPLVSYGGASASTQHLHQSLRWFFGVAAVVTDIGHVLLVDLCLDDLSCSQSELEASDLEVVNKSPSEIPRLREGVTQQGRHLCLQLSSPTGTGATAMQYIQRTNQLAVGFSDGSLQLWNLKTLKKEYHSQLEGGRVPIYAFTFQEPENDPRNCCYLWAVQSAQDQEGDVVSLHLLQLAFGERKCLASGKIIYEGLEYCEERYSQELNGTAFPMRAQATNTRLISCQTIEKFRHHPDRDDSMNEVASPDTSVSVFSWQVKSYGQGQPLTFIGVFDINRWYHAQMPDSLRAGESLRNCPYLAVWSLDSVIETTAPCTLLDVLIHERSLSRGLPYTCPPPEQFFNPTTYNFDGSCLLNAGIVHFTCSGYQKETLTYLKKVAPNLGDSISNGYSRCLMSGLLSSRLADVQPSSLSQEEQLDAILCTAVETSSLGLITGCIKQWTTEEQPGSAVNLRYILEWAWNKVVHTKEELDEICAPLFDSSANFTDPQTLQLLQHSQRLLANLSTIFHCLLNEAQELTQKGLIGLMNKCMVSSLISQYAQVVLWFCRTGLLPEGFDDEDVLQISRPFYSHSIIKNYYTGQREELRRLAKDKWCADCLLIDGLVSQCGERLTELWKRDEGGTGQYPPPSLHALLDIYLLENIEESAKHAIVIYLLLDVMYSFPNKSGASVESFPTAFAIPIGLVKLVQGLWLLDHHDHESSLELLLHPATSHSLWSWQHERVLQALMCQQKHSIALRYLHMMKPPMCTTSQAKLCLSVLLHNRCIVEAWALIRQHCNKLNMEEMMRFLFETCQEMGLMKELLKLPLGLAEQECLERFLQTTGGFQNRELLMVHYLQQANYVPALQLNQTLKVNLAADRDPKMKERSNTRNSILNQYGKVLPRVQRKLAIERAKPYQHPATIHREVKRPQPLSTVAKRSATENVMTRAAFINNVLSKIEEVWVGKNTTPESSPFKSPKESEKKVPSLHPSSPNLPEAFVGTPINMLNKRMSRLLDLVVQPSSQNSPESSNLPGTPTRSITSWAGPKSASKAPELSLLQTPQVVKRARALASGPVFSAFTPQSILRSSLRPTPVATPSASPGRSITPPLRPKESRITFIEEADSPEVPKGSVHWNNGITINRKLNTPKRSSPPPKAIIEAWSEHSDAEEEEADVKRMYMPSPEEKENLDVESESGNSAAGISLTESAQVLPTLVRRPSLGQEASLVSEQSDTTLEFHDAPAPEELMATLKEHQANNSMDREVTVRLPNTSEEHMPPVEEKTTSELPSVAPPEKELNIALENDTEEDLSNEERPSDTQEAHNESEEIEVHVNIENDLVREVTEEQLKETLGAQVLKPDVVMEPELVLSVQEPSLEPLTEILEHPEIQEPTEAEESLNTSSFFVEAFSVPPLEPVNKSMEENAAYDTIGESAVTKVSEAVPEELVCEASVSEIPAVELVNHEQMTSEPEINEECEGESMETSDLDAFVERHLFGPDRSPSLTQSSIREVSEATLKCEPVCDNKEVQPTEENAADLKTQTSDSNTSESRSVVSLNDTDELTSAESSEDEEDSDDEKVEDSGSEVEIIEEVKGNGRSNHQPSPALYMEELPSNEQYLQDQANAVLSLVTPEAQLKVLDTDMPEDEGEVVMVGLGTEDLDEEDAMCYTELKTSTTLLVPVELADEQQTHHIDGGTLETLSSAPDGTQPEDSDGFTLMLDPDVEELPDTSELDHNAVLLPLHEPEEPQDVDNQLTANTEVVVLDHTVQVPDNKLEEVQDLVTDTEPVVTGVTKMEEQPGEVLQIVEQMITPQAEPSQETKGLFNGERPESGPSEVQEESHTPPHEEVLESSAPENVLPSEELLGKVSEVSALDTEVSTIAKDNITESVQIDTTPLLAGEVEELSTAKQSARPKSPGRPKSPGRPKSPARTKVERSGKDAEEILENIKEVLRSPSRRTRKTVTFPVPNLDVEKDLTEEEQMDSQVPSTPRRVTRSGKQLQDYQVPVTPRRSARKVDAEQPANENDQDMPSEKISKLASPARKTPQKATPRKGSRRTRSTVVDDEALSTDPVPSDGSEAQARQSTRKVQAPIVEVPETHQEVPEEKPAKAQSSPSRVTHKSTRGLAIECFQQDPEEDATTLNQPLRTPPRSRRKTVASTAEKANNATFVVDDAQLQSVSRRLTRSRHWNQGEDLGKERPDLIPLEVETERTDALVERLNNEEASEESVPVVTEIIRAKRKTTRSAAPPSLNETQNADIEESKLVVSDEVQEHASKSLASARRTRARKASEQNSVVEDSVTPIADLKRTRGRRKGTSIQNEVPEMLLSPVPQTKASGDETDSQSKEDNGPVDYVAVETEVVKPRKKRTTRTKAAPEPPPPVEIDFLSPLASPVEPLARTEKRTEEKETPSLRMNLRRKRMMDAIFPKPVTRRKKL from the exons ATGCGTGACCTGGCAGCCCAAGTCACCAGCAGCTTGCTGCGCTTTCCAGATGTAACGATAGACGCACTGGGGGAGGATGAAGTTACGCTAGACTCTGTGCTGCATGGGAGATTTACTGTTG GGAAGAGTGGACAGGCCTGGCTCGCCTGCGGGCCTCAATTGGAGGTCGTTCATGCCATTTCTGGAGAGCGTTTCTCTGCCTACCGCTTCAGCGGGGTGTCCGAGCACCAACCCACCGTGTTGTCTGTGCGGGACTTCTGTTGGCTGAAGCGAACAGGGCTGCTCATTGGTTTGGAGGAAGCAGAGGGCAGTATGTTGTGTCTGTATGATCTTGGTATCTCCCGTGTTGTCAAGGCTGTGGTCATCCCAGGCAGA ATCACAGCCATTGAGCCCCTGGTTAGCTACGGAGGGGCCAGTGCTAGCACACAGCATCTACATCAGAGTCTGCGCTGGTTCTTTGGTGTGGCTGCAGTGGTAACGGACATAGGTCACGTTCTGCTGGTCGATCTCTGTCTGGATGACCTGTCCTGTAGTCAGAGTGAACTGGAGgcttcag ATCTGGAGGTGGTCAATAAGTCTCCGTCTGAGATCCCTCGGTTACGGGAGGGTGTGACGCAGCAGGGTAGACACCTGTGTCTGCAGCTCAGCAGCCCCACAGGTACTGGAGCGACAGCCATGCAGTACATCCAACGCACCAACCAGCTCGCTGTCGGCTTCTCCGATGGCAGCCTGCAACTCTGGAACTTGAAGACCCTCAAAAAAGA ATATCACTCCCAGCTAGAGGGTGGCAGAGTTCCCATCTATGCATTTACCTTCCAGGAGCCAGAAAATGACCCTCGGAACTGCTGCTATTTGTGGGCAGTGCAGTCTGCACAGGATCA GGAGGGGGATGTCGTCAGCCTCCATTTGTTACAACTGGCCTTTGGAGAGAGAAAGTGCTTGGCTTCAGGAAAAATTATTTATGAG GGTCTGGAGTATTGTGAGGAGCGTTACAGTCAGGAATTGAACGGTACAGCATTTCCCATGAGAGCTCAGGCCACCAATACCCGTCTGATCAGCTGTCAGACCATAGAGAAGTTTCGCCACCACCCTGATCGGGACGACAGCATGAATGAAG tggcaTCTCCTGATACAAGCGTGTCCGTTTTCAGCTGGCAAGTTAAATCGTATGGACAAGGCCAGCCGTTGACATTCATAGGTGTTTTTGACATTAACAGATGGTACCACGCACAGATGCCAGATTCATTGAG AGCGGGAGAATCTTTACGGAACTGTCCATATCTGGCAGTGTGGTCTCTTGACTCTGTGATCGAGACGACAGCTCCCTGTACTCTGTTGGACGTCCTGATTCATGAGCGCAGTCTAAGCAGGGGTCTGCCCTACACCTGCCCTCCACCGGAACAGTTCTTCAATCCCACCACTTACAACTTTG ATGGAAGTTGTTTGCTTAATGCTGGAATTGTGCACTTTACTTGCTCTGGCTATCAGAAAGAG ACCCTTACCTACTTGAAGAAGGTGGCACCAAATTTGGGTGACAGCATTTCTAATGGATACTCACGCTGTCTCATGTCTGGCCTCCTCTCTTCTCGTCTGGCTGATGTCCAGCCCTCCAGCCTCTCACAG GAAGAGCAGCTTGATGCCATCTTGTGCACTGCTGTGGAGACAAGCTCATTGGGACTCATCACTGGCTGTATTAAACAGTGGACCACTGAAG AGCAACCAGGATCAGCAGTCAATCTGCGCTATATACTGGAGTGGGCCTGGAATAAGGTTGTGCACACCAAAGAAGAACTGGATGAAATAT GTGCTCCACTCTTTGACAGCTCAGCAAACTTCACAGATCCCCAGACACTGCAGCTGCTACAGCACAGTCAGCGCTTGCTGGCAAACCTCAGCACCATTTTCCACTGTTTGCTAAATGAGGCCCAGGAGCTCACACAGAAAG GGTTGATTGGACTCATGAACAAATGCATGGTGTCTAGCTTGATCTCCCAGTACGCTCAAGTGGTTTTGTGGTTCTGCCGGACTGGTCTCCTTCCAGAGGGCTTTG ATGATGAAGATGTGCTGCAGATATCAAGGCCCTTTTACAGTCATTCTATTATAAAGAATTACTACACTGGCCAGAGGGAGGAGCTACGGAGACTGGCCAA GGACAAGTGGTGTGCAGACTGCCTCCTGATTGATGGGCTGGTGAGTCAGTGTGGGGAACGCCTTACTGAACTTTGGAAAAGGGATGAGGGTGGAACAGGACAGTATCCTCCCCCATCACTTCAT GCCTTGCTGGACATTTACCTCCTGGAAAACATTGAAGAATCCGCCAAACATGCTATT GTTATTTACTTGCTACTGGATGTGATGTACTCATTTCCCAATAAAAGTGGGGCATCAGTGGAGTCTTTTCCCACAGCGTTTGCTATTCCCATTGGGTTAGTCAAACTGGTACAAGGCCTGTGGTTGCTAGATCATCATGATCATGAG AGCTCTCTGGAGCTGCTGTTGCACCCAGCCACAAGTCACTCTCTGTGGAGCTGGCAGCATGAGCGTGTCCTGCAGGCTTTGATGTGCCAGCAGAAACACAGCATAGCCCTGCGCTACCTGCATATGATGAAGCCTCCCATGTGCACTACCAGCCAAGCCAAGCTGTGCCTCTCTGTCCTGCTTCATAACAG GTGTATTGTGGAGGCCTGGGCTTTGATAAGACAGCACTGTAATAAATTGAACATGGAGGAGATGATGAGGTTTCTCTTTGAAACCTGTCAGGAGATGGGACTGATGAAAGAGCTGCTAAAGCTGCCCCTTGGACTTGCAGAACAG GAGTGTTTGGAGCGGTTTCTTCAAACCACTGGAGGTTTCCAGAATCGCGAGCTGCTCATGGTCCACTACCTCCAGCAGGCAAATTATGTGCCTGCCCTTCAACTCAACCAGACCCTCAAAGTGAACCTAGCA GCTGATCGGGATCCTAAAATGAAGGAAAGGTCAAACACAAGGAATTCCATTCTCAATCAGTATGGGAAGGTTCTTCCTCGGGTTCAACGGAAATTAGCCATTGAACGAGCAAAACCGTACCAACACCCTGCTACGATTCACAGAGAAG TTAAAAGACCACAGCCTCTGTCAACTGTTGCTAAACGTTCAGCCACTGAAAATGTGATGACCAGAGCAGCCTTTATCAATAATGTCCTCTCAAAGATCGAGGAAGTGTGGGTTGGCAAGAACACCACTCCCGAGTCATCTCCTTTCAAAAG CCCCAAAGAGTCAGAGAAGAAAGTGCCTAGCCTACACCCTTCCTCTCCAAACCTACCCGAGGCTTTTGTAGGAACTCCCATCAACATGCTAAACAAGAGAATGTCAAG GCTTCTGGATTTGGTTGTGCAGCCATCTTCACAGAATTCTCCAGAGAGCTCAAATTTGCCTGGCACTCCTACAAGGTCCATTACCTCGTGGGCTGGCCCAAAGAGTGCCAGCAAGGCTCCTGAGCTCAGTTTACTGCAAACTCCACAAGTGGTAAAG AGAGCTCGAGCCTTGGCGTCAGGCCCGGTTTTCTCAGCCTTCACTCCACAGTCTATTCTCAGGAGCAGTTTGCGTCCCACTCCTGTGGCCACCCCTTCTGCCTCCCCTGGCAGATCAATCACTCCTCCTCTCCGCCCCAAAGAGAGCCGTATTACCTTTATAGAGGAGGCTGATTCTCCAGAAGTTCCCAAGGGCTCTGTCCACTGGAACAATGGG ATTACGATTAACAGGAAGCTCAATACACCTAAGAGATCTTCCCCTCCTCCAAAAGCAATTATTGAGGCCTGGAGTGAACATTCAGATGCTGAAGAGGAAGAAGCAGATGTAAAGAGGATGTACATGCCTTCTCCTGAAGAGAAAGAGAATCTTGATGTAGAATCTGAGAGTGGCAACTCTGCTGCAGGGATCTCTTTGACAGAGTCTGCACAAGTGCTTCCCACTCTTGTGCGACGGCCTAGTCTGGGGCAAGAAGCAAGTCTCGTATCCGAACAGTCCGATACCACTCTTGAGTTCCATGATGCTCCTGCTCCTGAGGAGCTTATGGCAACACTGAAAGAACATCAAGCCAACAACAGCATGGATCGGGAGGTGACTGTAAGACTTCCAAACACTTCAGAGGAACATATGCCTCCTGTAGAAGAGAAAACAACTTCAGAATTACCCTCTGTTGCGCCTCCTGAGAAAGAGTTAAATATAGCTCTGGAAAATGATACCGAAGAAGACTTGTCCAATGAAGAAAGACCATCAGACACACAGGAAGCCCATAATGAGAGTGAGGAGATTGAGGTGCATGTTAATATTGAGAATGATCTTGTGAGGGAAGTAACTGAGGAGCAGCTTAAGGAAACTTTAGGGGCTCAGGTTCTCAAGCCGGATGTGGTTATGGAACCAGAGCTTGTTCTTTCAGTTCAGGAACCAAGCTTAGAACCTTTGACTGAAATTTTAGAGCATCCAGAGATCCAGGAACCAACAGAAGCTGAAGAATCATTGAACACATCCTCATTTTTTGTTGAAGCTTTCAGTGTTCCTCCTTTAGAGCCTGTAAACAAATCCATGGAAGAAAATGCTGCTTATGACACTATTGGTGAATCCGCTGTCACCAAGGTATCAGAGGCAGTACCAGAAGAACTGGTCTGTGAGGCCTCTGTTTCTGAGATTCCAGCGGTCGAGTTGGTgaatcatgaacaaatgactagTGAACCTGAGATCAATGAAGAATGTGAAGGGGAATCTATGGAAACCTCAG ATTTGGATGCCTTTGTGGAACGGCATTTATTTGGCCCAGATCGTTCTCCATCCTTGACCCAGTCCAGTATTAGGGAAGTCTCAGAGGCCACTCTCAAATG TGAACCAGTTTGTGACAATAAGGAAGTTCAGCCCACTGAAGAGAATGCAGCAGATTTGAAAACACAGACGTCAGATTCTAATACCTCAGAGTCTAGAT CTGTAGTTAGCTTAAATGACACAGATGAGCTTACCAGTGCCGAATCTTCAGAGGATGAAGAGGACTCTGATGATGAGAAGGTGGAGGACTCAGGAAGTGAGGTTGAGATTATAGAAGAAGTAAAGGGTAATGGCAGGAGTAACCACCAGCCTTCTCCTGCCCTTTACATGGAGGAACTTCCATCAAATGAGCAGTACCTCCAGGAtcaagccaatgcagtgttgtcACTTGTCACACCTGAGGCACAGCTGAAA gTTCTAGACACTGACATGCCAGAGGATGAAGGTGAAGTGGTAATGGTTGGCCTTGGCACTGAAGATCTAGATGAGGAAGATGCTATGTGTTATACAGAGCTTAAGACATCCACCACTCTCCTGGTGCCTGTAGAGCTGGCTGATGAGCAGCAAACGCATCATATAGATGGAGGCACTTTAGAGACCCTCAGCAGTGCACCAGATGGAACACAGCCAGAAGACTCGGACGGCTTCACACTAATGCTTGATCCAGATGTGGAGGAACTGCCTGACACTTCAGAGTTAGACCACAATGCAGTATTGCTACCTCTACATGAGCCAGAAGAGCCCCAGGATGTGGATAATCAGCTTACAGCTAACACTGAGGTTGTCGTCTTGGATCATACTGTTCAAGTTCCAGACAACAAATTGGAAGAAGTACAAGACTTGGTAACAGACACTGAACCTGTTGTCACTGGTGTCACTAAAATGGAAGAGCAACCAGGTGAGGTCCTCCAGATAGTGGAACAAATGATCACACCACAAGCAGAACCTTCTCAAGAAACAAAAGGTCTTTTCAATGGTGAAAGGCCAGAGTCTGGTCCTTCTGAGGTGCAAGAAGAATCACATACCCCTCCTCATGAGGAAGTATTGGAGTCTTCTGCACCAGAAAATGTTTTGCCTTCAGAAGAGCTTTTAGGCAAGGTCAGTGAAGTTTCTGCATTGGACACAGAGGTGTCAACCATTGCAAAAGACAATATAACTGAATCTGTCCAAATAGACACTACACCCTTATTGGCTGGAGAAGTTGAGGAACTTTCCACGGCAAAACAATCGGCAAGGCCGAAGTCACCAGGAAGGCCAAAGTCACCAGGTAGACCCAAGTCACCTGCAAGAACAAAAGTCGAAAGATCTGGAAAAGATGCAGAGGAAATTTTGGAGAACATTAAGGAGGTGCTGCGCAGCCCATCACGGAGGACAAGGAAAACTGTAACATTCCCTGTACCCAACCTTGATGTGGAGAAAGATCTTACTGAAGAGGAACAAATGGATTCTCAAGTACCTTCTACACCAAGACGTGTTACAAGGAGTGGCAAGCAGCTGCAAGACTATCAAGTTCCTGTTACACCCAGAAGAAGCGCAAGAAAAGTAGATGCAGAGCAACCCGCTAATGAGAATGACCAAGACATGCCTTCTGAGAAAATATCAAAGCTTGCAAGTCCGGCACGAAAGACCCCACAGAAAGCTACACCTAGGAAAGGATCCCGAAGAACCAGGAGCACAGTGGTTGATGATGAGGCCCTGTCCACTGACCCTGTTCCCAGTGATGGCTCAGAAGCACAGGCCAGACAGAGTACCAGAAAAGTCCAAGCACCAATCGTTGAAGTTCCAGAAACTCATCAAGAAGTCCCAGAGGAGAAGCCTGCCAAAGCACAAAGTAGTCCTAGTAGGGTTACGCACAAGTCTACCCGAGGTCTAGCGATAGAATGTTTCCAACAGGATCCTGAAGAAGATGCCACAACTCTAAATCAACCTCTTAGAACTCCTCCAAGAAGCAGGAGGAAGACTGTGGCCAGCACTGCAGAAAAAGCAAACAATGCAACCTTTGTCGTTGATGATGCACAACTTCAGAGTGTTTCAAGGCGCCTTACGAGAAGCCGGCACTGGAATCAAGGTGAGGATCTTGGGAAAGAAAGGCCGGATTTGATTCCCCTAGAAGTGGAGACTGAAAGGACTGATGCCCTTGTAGAGCGACTCAATAACGAGGAAGCCAGCGAAGAGAGTGTTCCTGTTGTAACTGAAATTATACGTGCGAAGAGAAAAACCACTAGATCTGCAGCACCTCCATCACTGAATGAAACTCAAAATGCAGACATTGAAGAATCGAAATTGGTGGTGTCCGATGAAGTTCAGGAACATGCAAGCAAGTCACTTGCAAGTGCTAGACGTACACGAGCGAGAAAAGCGTCTGAACAAAACTCAGTTGTTGAAGATTCAGTTACTCCCATAGCTGACCTGAAAAGAACAAGAG GAAGGAGAAAAGGAACTTCTATACAAAATGAAGTTCCAGAAATGTTGTTGTCTCCTGTACCTCAAACAAAAGCCTCAGGAGATGAAACTGATTCTCAATCCAAAGAG GACAATGGCCCTGTAGATTATGTTGCTGTTGAAACTGAGGTTGTCAAGCCCAGAAAGAAGAGGACAACCAG aACAAAAGCTGCCCCAGAACCTCCACCCCCTGTTGAGATCGATTTTCTTTCTCCCCTCGCTAGTCCAGTTGAACCGTTAGCTAGAACCGAAAAGAGAACCGAAGAAAAGGAAACCCCTTCGCTGAGGATGAACCTACGCCGCAAACGCATGATGGATGCCATTTTTCCCAAACCTGTAACGAGGAGGAAGAAGCTTTGA